The genome window TAGTTTTTTCCCGCTGGCTTAATTGGGCGATTTCCTCTGCGATTGCCTTGGGAATGGTGAATTTATGCACGGCACCTCGGAAGGTTTGGACTGCCGAGCGGGGGCGATCGGTTGGCAAATTTAGTACGGGGAGATTGCCTCCAAGCTGTTTTTTCCAGTAAGCAACCTGCGTCTCTAAAACTTCTCCCTGCAACCACTGGCGCTGCCAACTTGCAAAGTCTGCGTACTGTACCGACAGTTCGGGAAGGGGAGAAGGTTGGCCAGTGCAAAAGGCTTGATAAAACGTGGCGAGTTCCTGGATGAATATTCCCATTGACCAGGCATCGGAAATGATGTGGTGCGTACTCAATAGCAGCACCCAGTTTGAATCGCTCAATTGCAGCAATTTGGCACGCAATAAGGGTGCTTGTGACAGGTCGAAAGCAAGCTTTGATTCTGCGGCGATTAACCGTTCTACTTCGCGATCGCGTGCAGTTTCAGGAAGCGATCGCAAATTTATTTCTAAAATTTTCAATTCCAGATTGGAAGCGATCGCCTGAACTGGTTGCCCGTTTATTGTCTTAAAAGCCGTTCGCAAAACTTCATGACGCTTGACAAGTTCGTTGAGACTGCGATCGAGAGATCTCGCGTCGAGTGTTCCCGTCAAACGCACGCCGGCGAGGATGTGATAGGTAAAGTTGCCTGGAGTTAGTTGCTCAAAAAACCACAACCGCTGTTGAGCAAACGACAGAGGGAAAGTGTTAGACTCTCGACTTTGAGGCAGAATTCTTTCTAGCGAAACGCTTTCTTTTTTCTGGTTGAGTCGCTGCAACAGCAACTCGCGCTTTTGGGGAGAAAGAGTCGCGATGCGTTCGATTAAATCACTCATTTGCTGACAAGCGAATTTCAAAGGTGGTACAAGGCGGCGGATTTATGCGTGGAATCAATCCCAAATCTCAAATCTCAAATCCTCAAGAAAGAGCATTTATCTCGCGCAAGTCAATCTAAAATCTAAAATCTAAAATCTAAAATCGATTGACTCCTTGTTGGGCGAGAATTTCCTGAATTTGTGCTTCTGACAGTCGATCGAGGTCTGCTAACACCCTCGCTAGCATTTCACTGTCTGTTTGTTCGGCTTGCTTTTGGGCGATCGCTACAGCAAAATCGGCGACAGTGGCCGACTCAAATAAACGGTGCAAAGGCAACTCGACCTGAAATGCTTGGCGCACTCGGGAAATTACTTGAGTTGCTAATAGGGAATGCCCTCCTAATTCAAAAAAGTTGTCGTAAATGCCGACTTTTTCAATTTTGAGAACTTCAGCCCAGATAGCGGCTAAAACTTCCTCGATATTTGTGCGAGGCGCGACAAAGTTTTCTGTCAACTCGGGTCGCATTTCGTCAGGTGCGGGCAGCGATCGCCGATCGATCTTTCCGTTAGGAGTTAAAGGCAAACTTTTGAGCGTTATAAAAGCCCAAGGCACCATGTACTCAGGCAATTTTGTCCCTAAAAAACGGCGAAGTTCGCTGCTGCTTGGTGCTTGTTTCTGATTAGAAACCAAATAAGCCGCGAGGCGCTTTTCACCAGGCGCATCTTCCCGCGCCACAACTACAGCCTGCGCGATATCGGGATGCTGCCCTAACGCCGCCTCAATTTCTCCCAATTCAATGCGGAAGCCCCGGATTTTTACTTGACTGTCAATTCGCCCGATGAATTCGATGTTTCCGTCTGGCAAATAACGAGCCAAATCACCCGTTTTATAAAGATGTGCCTGCGCGTCAAAGGGATGGCGAATAAATTTTTCTGCGGTTAATTCGGGGCGATTTAGATAGCCTCGCGCCAGACTGTGGCCGCCGATGTGCAGTTCCCCTGGGACGCCTACTGGTACTGGCTGCAAATGGGAATCCAGTAGATAAATCTGGGTATTTGCTATAGGTCTGCCGAGTGGAACTGTCTCGGAAATTCCTTTCAATTCCTCGCCATAAACTTGATAGGTGAGTACGCCCACCGTCGCTTCTGTTGGCCCGTAGTGATTGAAAATCAGGCAATCTGGATTGATTTTACGAACATTTTCAATCAACTCCCAACTAGCAGCTTCACCGCCTAAAATTAGCCGTCTTCGTGGCAAAATATACTCGGCGACAGAAGAAGTTAAAAGAGCAGCAAGGTGCGAGGGAACAATCTTGAGGCAATCGATAGAATGGCGGCGGAAATATTGGGCCAGTGCTTCTGGATCGGTTGCGCGCTCCTGGGATACTATATGGAGGCATCCACCGGAACAAAGTGCCGGGAAAATAGCTGTATTTCCTAAGTCTGCCGCGAAGGTGGAAACGGTGGCAAAACTGGCACCTGATGGCAGGTTTAATCTTTCCTGAATAGCGTACAGGTAATTGAGCAGTTGCCGGTGTTCGATCGCTACTCCCTTGGGCGTGCCAGTGGAACCGGAAGTATAGATGACGTAAGCTAAATTGTCAGAAGAGGCGCGAGGCGTGTAAGATGCAGAAACAGCGGGAATTTCTGTATCGATGCAAACAATATTTACCTGAGTTTTCGGCAAGCTTTCAGCGAGTTGCTGTTGCGTTAGCAGCACCTGTACTCGGGCATCTTCTAGCATGAGTGTCTTGCGATCTGCTGGGGTTGCTGGATCTATTGGTAAATACGCGCTACCTGCTTTGAGAATGCCCAGAATTCCCACAATTGTTTCTAAAGAGCGATCGACGCAAATGCCGACAATTGCCTCTGGTTCAACTCCCAAGTTTTGCAGGTGACGGGCGAGTCGATCGGCGCGATCGTTGAGTTCTCTGTAGGTGATTTGTTCGCTTTCAAAGACGACGGCAATTCTATCTGGGTTGCGTTCTGCTTGTTCTTCAAAAAGCTGGTGAACGCACTTGTCTGTCGGGTAATCTTTCTGGGTTTGGTTGAACTCGACTAGAAGCTGGTGGCGATCGCGATCGCTCAGTATATTTAATTGACTGATGGGTATTTGTGGATTTTTTAAGGCACTTTCTAACACAGCCTGGAAGTGTTCTGACAAGCGCTTGACATCTTCAGCTTCAAATAAAGCCGAATCGTAGCGAAACTCGGCGATTAAGCAATTGCCTCGTGAAAGGCAGGAAAGTTTAAGTTTGAAGGGTTCTACGCAGGCATCTTGCCGATCGAGGAAAAATGAAACGCCAGACTCGCCATATTTCTCTGGCTTTGTTTCGTACTCAAAACAGATGGGCAAAAAAGCGTTACTTTTATCGGATTCTAGAGTTTCTTCCCAGGTGAAATATTCTTGCCAAGTGTGAATATCTTGGAGATTTAGCTCAACTTGCCGCCAAATCTTGGCAAAACTGAATTCGTCTTGCAAGTCGCATTGTAGTGGTAAATAGGTACTCAACAGCCCCAGCGATCGCTCTAATTCTTCATATTTCCTGGCGTTTCCAGTTACGCCGACGATCGGGTTTGGCTGTCTGGTAAGCCGCGCAATCAGAATTTGCCAGCAAGCCAGCAGAAATGTAGAAATATCGCTGTGGTGTTTTTGGGCGATCGCTTCCAGGCTGTCGAACAAATCACCCCGAATTTCCACCCTTTCTACTAGCGGCCCAAATTCCGCTTCTGAATTCTTCTTTTCCCAAGGAAGCGTTAATAAATCCAAAGATTCAAGGTTCAGCTTTCGCCAGTATTCTTTGCCGATTGCCGTTTCTTCTGATTCGAGTAACTCATTTTGCCACTCAGCAATATCGGCATATTGCATTGACTCATCAGAGAACTCTTCCCCGCAGGCGCAGCCCCAGTAGGAAAGACTGAGTTCGCGGGTGAAATTTTTCAGGGTGACGCTATCTGCAATTAAGGCAGAGAAGTTCGCCAGCAATAGGTGCTTGTCTGGGGCCAGAGTGACTAAAGAGATGTGCCAAAGCGGGCCGCGCTCAAAATCAAAAGGAAGCAGGTTTAGTTGCTGAAAAAGCGCTGCGATTTTAGCTTCTTGTTCTTCGGGAGACAAACCGCTCAAATTGTGTTCTAGGACAGCAATTTCGCAAGTGCAGGCGATCGCTTGCAGGGGTAGTGTCATCCCAGGCAAGCAGTGAAAGCTAGTCCGCAGGATTTCGTGCCGATTCACGACATTTTGCAGCGCACTTTTAAGAATCTCTCGATCGAGGTTTCCTGTAATTAAAATTGCACCTCGAACGCGATAGGTATGTTTAGGATTATTTTGCTGTAATTCCCACAGGTGCCGTTGCTGTGGAGAAAGTCTAAACCCTTCGATTGTTTCCTTTTGCATATCTACTGTTCCTTTCATAGGTCTAAATGTCTTGACAGCTAAACGGTTCTGCCATCCCGACAACAACTCGACGCGAACCAGAAAATGGGGTGCGTCCGTGCGCGGTTAGCATATTATCTAGCAGCAAGACATCTCCTTCTTCCCAAGGGAAAACAGTTGTTGCTTGCTGATAGCAGCGACGAATTTCGTCTAAGATAAAATCTTCAATCGGCGAGCCATCGCCGTAATAAGCATTGCGGGGTAAATCTTCCTGCTTAAAAGAAGTTAAAAGCTCTTTGCGAACGACGGGTTCGAGATTGGAAATGTGGAAGAGGTGAGCTTGATTAAACCACACCATTTCCTGCGTTTTTGGGTGCTGGGCGACAGCTTGACATATTTGGCGCGTTCTCAAGCTATCGCCACTTTTCCATTCTAAGTCAATTCCCGCTTTTTGGCAATACTCTTCTACCTCAATTTTGCGATCGGTATTGAAGACATTTTGCCAGGGTAAATCTACGCCACCGCCGTAATTTCGCACATACATTACCTTTTTTTGGGCAAACTTTTCTCTAATCTTTGAATCCAGGCTTTCAAAAACTTGGCGGCTGTTAGCGATCGGAGTTTCTCCTCCCTGTTCGGCATTCTTGACGCAGAAAAAAGCAATTTTCAGCGGCCAATTGCGAGAATAAGCCATTTCATTGTGCAGCGGGATGAATTGCTCGGCAGGATACTCGGTAGAAGTGTAGATATTTCCGCTCACTTGGCTGCGGGGAGTTGAGCGAAAAGAATATTCCAACAAGTCGCCAGCAAGAGTTTGAATAAACTGCTCGAAACCGTTCACCCCGCAGACTTCAAAGCCTCGAAAAAGTATTCCTCCATGCTTCCATAACTGCGTTTCAATTGATGAGCGATTGTTCTGTGCCCAACCTGCGAGATTTAATTTTTCTACTGTTGGCTGAACAACTAGAGGTAGAAGGTTTTCGGGCTGGAGGTAGGCGGTTTTGACTAATTCCTCTGAGGACAGGCTGACGGCTTTGCGCCTAACCGATCCTAACTTTTGGGAATTGAGATTCTTTGTTTCTGTATTTGTCATAGTTTTTGCTTTGCTGAGCGATGATTCTTTTTTGGTGAAAAAATATGAGATATTGAGCCATTATTTCTAACTTTTCATAACTTGGCGTTTAGCCATTTTTAATTTTTGAATTCCCGAAATCTGAATTTGTTTTTCCTGTTCGATTTGGTGCTGCCTTTCTGCTTGGGCAATAATTTCTGCCAAGTCGTCGATCCTGATATCTGGCTGGGCAACCACTTGGTTGAGAATAGTTTCCCAACCTCTCACCATTCGGGCAACAGTCGCAGCCTCAAATAAGTCTGTTTTGTACTCAAATAAGCCTTGAATTCCTTCTGAAACCTCCCAGAGAGTGAGGCTTAAGTCGTGTCTCGACATACCGACATCGAATTCCAGAATGCTCGAGGTCAAACCAGCTAACTCCAGGGGTGGCATGGGTGCATTTTGGAGTACAAACCACACTTGAAACAGCGGGTTATAGCTGAGATTTCGCTCCGGCTGCAATTCCTCCACGAGCTTTTCAAAAGGAACATCCGGGTGAGCGTAAGCTGCTAACGCTACCTCGCGTGTTCGACCGAGTAGTTCGCGGAAAGTTGGATTGCCTGCCGTGTCAATTCGC of Oscillatoria nigro-viridis PCC 7112 contains these proteins:
- a CDS encoding non-ribosomal peptide synthetase, which codes for MQKETIEGFRLSPQQRHLWELQQNNPKHTYRVRGAILITGNLDREILKSALQNVVNRHEILRTSFHCLPGMTLPLQAIACTCEIAVLEHNLSGLSPEEQEAKIAALFQQLNLLPFDFERGPLWHISLVTLAPDKHLLLANFSALIADSVTLKNFTRELSLSYWGCACGEEFSDESMQYADIAEWQNELLESEETAIGKEYWRKLNLESLDLLTLPWEKKNSEAEFGPLVERVEIRGDLFDSLEAIAQKHHSDISTFLLACWQILIARLTRQPNPIVGVTGNARKYEELERSLGLLSTYLPLQCDLQDEFSFAKIWRQVELNLQDIHTWQEYFTWEETLESDKSNAFLPICFEYETKPEKYGESGVSFFLDRQDACVEPFKLKLSCLSRGNCLIAEFRYDSALFEAEDVKRLSEHFQAVLESALKNPQIPISQLNILSDRDRHQLLVEFNQTQKDYPTDKCVHQLFEEQAERNPDRIAVVFESEQITYRELNDRADRLARHLQNLGVEPEAIVGICVDRSLETIVGILGILKAGSAYLPIDPATPADRKTLMLEDARVQVLLTQQQLAESLPKTQVNIVCIDTEIPAVSASYTPRASSDNLAYVIYTSGSTGTPKGVAIEHRQLLNYLYAIQERLNLPSGASFATVSTFAADLGNTAIFPALCSGGCLHIVSQERATDPEALAQYFRRHSIDCLKIVPSHLAALLTSSVAEYILPRRRLILGGEAASWELIENVRKINPDCLIFNHYGPTEATVGVLTYQVYGEELKGISETVPLGRPIANTQIYLLDSHLQPVPVGVPGELHIGGHSLARGYLNRPELTAEKFIRHPFDAQAHLYKTGDLARYLPDGNIEFIGRIDSQVKIRGFRIELGEIEAALGQHPDIAQAVVVAREDAPGEKRLAAYLVSNQKQAPSSSELRRFLGTKLPEYMVPWAFITLKSLPLTPNGKIDRRSLPAPDEMRPELTENFVAPRTNIEEVLAAIWAEVLKIEKVGIYDNFFELGGHSLLATQVISRVRQAFQVELPLHRLFESATVADFAVAIAQKQAEQTDSEMLARVLADLDRLSEAQIQEILAQQGVNRF
- a CDS encoding TauD/TfdA family dioxygenase, whose protein sequence is MTNTETKNLNSQKLGSVRRKAVSLSSEELVKTAYLQPENLLPLVVQPTVEKLNLAGWAQNNRSSIETQLWKHGGILFRGFEVCGVNGFEQFIQTLAGDLLEYSFRSTPRSQVSGNIYTSTEYPAEQFIPLHNEMAYSRNWPLKIAFFCVKNAEQGGETPIANSRQVFESLDSKIREKFAQKKVMYVRNYGGGVDLPWQNVFNTDRKIEVEEYCQKAGIDLEWKSGDSLRTRQICQAVAQHPKTQEMVWFNQAHLFHISNLEPVVRKELLTSFKQEDLPRNAYYGDGSPIEDFILDEIRRCYQQATTVFPWEEGDVLLLDNMLTAHGRTPFSGSRRVVVGMAEPFSCQDI